A window from Mustela erminea isolate mMusErm1 chromosome 17, mMusErm1.Pri, whole genome shotgun sequence encodes these proteins:
- the NAXE gene encoding NAD(P)H-hydrate epimerase encodes MRRASSMSALRTLLGLGLLAAGSHLRRVAGQAGACRAGPAWWGTRRPRSGGPGESAGMASPAVKYLSQEEAQAVDEELFNEYQFSVDQLMELAGLSCATAIAKAYPPKSMSRSPPAVLVICGPGNNGGDGLVCARHLKLFGYQPTIYYPKRPNKPLFTALVTQCQKMEIPFLGEMPSEPMLIDELYELVVDAIFGFSFKGDVREPFRSILSVLNGLTVPIASIDIPSGWDVEKGNSGGIQPDLLISLTAPKKSATQFTGRYHYLGGRFVPPALEKKYQLNLPPYPDTECVYRLQ; translated from the exons ATGCGCCGGGCGAGCTCCATGTCCGCGCTGCGGACGCTGCTGGGGCTCGGGCTGCTGGCCGCCGGCTCCCATCTGCGGCGCGTCGCGGGCCAGGCCGGCGCCTGCCGTGCGGGGCCCGCGTGGTGGGGGACGCGGCGGCCGCGCTCGGGCGGCCCCGGGGAGTCGGCGGGCATGGCGAGCCCGGCGGTGAAGTACCTGAG CCAGGAGGAGGCCCAGGCGGTGGACGAGGAGCTGTTCAACGAGTACCAGTTCAGCGTGGACCAACTAATGGAGCTGGCCGGGCTGAGCTGCGCCACGGCCATCGCCAAG GCCTATCCCCCCAAGTCCATGTCCCGGAGCCCCCCCGCCGTCCTGGTCATCTGCGGGCCCGGGAATAACGGAGGAGACGGTCTGGTCTGCGCGCGGCACCTCAAGCTCTTC ggCTACCAGCCAACCATTTATTACCCCAAAAGGCCGAACAAGCCGCTCTTCACAGCGCTGGTGACCCAGTGTCAGAAAATGGAAATCCCTTTCCTTGGTGAAATGCCCTCGGAG CCCATGCTGATCGACGAACTGTACGAGCTGGTCGTGGACGCCATCTTTGGCTTCAGCTTCAAAGGCGATGTCCGGGAGCCGTTCCGCAGCATCCTGAGTGTCCTGAATGGGCTCACGGTGCCCATCGCGAGCATCGACATCCCCTCAG GATGGGACGTGGAGAAGGGGAACTCCGGAGGGATCCAGCCAGACTTGCTCATCTCCCTGACAGCACCCAAAAAGTCGGCCACCCAGTTCACTGGGCGCTACCACTACCTGGGGGGTCGCTTTGTGCCACCTGCTCTGGAAAAGAAATACCAGCTGAATCTGCCGCCCTACCCCGACACCGAGTGTGTCTACCGTCTGCAGTGA